Part of the Deinococcus aestuarii genome, AGGGGGAAGCCGGCGGCGGGAGGCCCTCCCGCGAGCGGGCGAGGTCCATCAGCTTCCGGAGTTCCTGCGCCACGTTGCCGTGCCCCTGCCTGGCCTCGCGTGCCGCGACCTGCAAGGCCACCGACAGGAACTGCTGGTCGTCCCGGTCGACATGGCTTTTTACAAGCGCGAGAACGTGGTTCGAGGTACTCATGGGGCCTCCGGGGCGAAAGGGGTCAGCGGGCAGGGATCCCTGCTGCTCAGGGTACGTGGGACCGTGGCTGAAGATGTCCCGGTTATATCAGCGGGAGAGGTCGAGACGATCCTCAGGTGGAGCTTTCCTTTAGAACCGTCCGGCTGAGTCTGTTCATCCTCGTCCCACGGCCCTCTGCGACCTGAACAGGTCAAGGACACCTGCGTGGGCGTTTGGATGCCCCGGTCAGCCTTGCGGTGGCTCCACCGGAAGGTACTGACGGCCCTGGGTGTTCCACAGCAGGTCGAAGTCGTGCTCGGTCAGGGCGACGTTGGGTCCGCTCAGGGAGTCGCTCATGATCAGGATGCCCTGGGCGTCGTCGTAGCCTCGCACCACGCGGAAGTGCGGGGTCTTGCCGAGAACGCTGTGGTATTGCAGGACCATGACCGGGTGCCCGTCGGCCACGTGACGCTTCACGTTCTCGATGGTGCCGCCGCGCAGGGCCGGGGCCTCGAAGCCGAGTTCGGTCAGCAGCGCCCCCGCATCCTCGGTGTACATGTTGCTGCCGGTGGGACGCAGCCGCGCCTGCCAGGTCCGCTGGTCCGCCTCTATCCCGTAAGCATTCAGTGCGGCAGCAACCGCCGCAGGCCCGCAGTTGTTAAGGGTCTGGTACCCGAACCCGACTTCTGGCAGGTACGCGCTTGCCGGGCGGGGTCCGCCCAGGCTGGCCGTGCGCAGCAGCACGTCGGTGAACGCCGGGAGCCGCCCGGGGGTGAAGAGGCCGCGTTCGAGCCGTCCCGCGACCGGCACGGTGAGGGACGGGAGGGACGGCCCGGGCGGGGTCGCCGTCGTGACCACGGGCGGTGGGGCCGGGACAGAGGGGGAACCGTCCGAGGGCAGTGGGCCATCCGTCAGTTGCAGGGTCTGGCCTACCCGCAGGGTGCTGCTCGCCAGGCCATTGAGCGCGATGAGCGCCTCGGGGGTGGTGCCGGACTGCCGCGCGATGCTGTACAGCGTCTCGCCCGCCTGAACCGTGTGCTGGGGGGGAGGGGGGAGGTGTAACGTCTGCCCCACCTGGATCGTCGTGCTGGGGAGGGCATTCAGGGTCAGCAAGGCCGCCGGGGTGGTCTGGTACCTCCGTGCGACGCTGCTCAAGGTGTCACCCGCTTGGACGGTGTAGGTCGTTTGGGCACCGGCACCCCCGAGACTGAACAGGATCAGCAGCGTGCGAATTTTCATCGGCCCTTCACTCTAAGGTGCGGGTCTTACACTTCTCCTACGGAAAGCGTGAGAGGAGTCTCATTGGTGAAGTTCCTCGTCGGCGCGGTTGTGGCAGTGAAGTCCGGCCAGGTGCCCGCTGTCCACGGCGGATCGAAGCCAAAGGGACGCTGCTTACGGGCACGCAGGGCGGACTCCCGTGGACCCACCCGACCGGTCGCCTCACTGGCTATGCCGAGGCAACCTGATCACGCGGTGCTCATCCCCGTTAAGGTTGACTGGCTATCCCGCTCTTCATGAACGTCGCAAACTGGGAAGGCAGGACGGTGGACCAGCGCCGCCATCCACTCATCACCAACCGCAGCACCAGGGCGCGCGGACAGGACGGCACCCATGACGAAGCCGGAACAGGACCACCCCAACCGTACGGAACACCAGGACGTCGTCGTGGACCAGGACTACGACGGTGGAGGGATCGGGGGCGGACCCGGACCGGGCGCCCTGCTCGGCGACGCGACTCCCGGGGCAGCGGGAGAACCGGAGGACCCTCCCCCGGCGGAACCCCTCAACGATGGGTGATGGGCGACTCCCGAGGACAGGCCGGACCAGATGGGAGATGGGCGCGCTGTAGGGAGTGCGGTCTTGATCCTGCCTGCACAGGGACGGTCGTCATCCTTATGGAAGGCGATCAACCGCCGGACCTGGTGGGGCACCGGGGAGGCCCGAGGGGCTCCCACGACGGAAAGGACGGCCGAGGTCGTGCCGGCCTCCTGGGGAACACCGAACCCCCGTTCCCCATACGGGGTTCCGGAGGACCGACATGGCTGACGCCCGGCGCGTGCGGCGCCTCTACGACCGCGCCGCCGCCCGGTACGACGCATGGACACGCAGCCACCGGCTGGACGAGTTGCGTGCCCACTTGTTGTCGCGGGCGGCGGGGGACGTGCTGGAACTGGGCGTGGGCACCGGCGCGACGTTCGCGCACTATCCGCCCGGCCTCACCAGCCTCACCGCCCTCGATCTGAGTGACGAGATGCTGCGGGTGGCATGCCTCAAGGCCATGACCCTGCCGTTCCCCGTGCAGCTCGTGCGGCGTGACTTCCAGACCCTACCGTTCGAGGACGGGCGGTTCGACACCGTGGTCAGTTCGCTGGGGCTGTGCGGTATTCCCGATCCGGCACGGCTGTTTACGGAGGTGCGGCGGGTGCTGCGTCCGGGCGGTCAGCTCCTCGCGCTCGAACATGTCCGGCCCCCCAACCGCTGGCTCGGCGCGGCGGCCGACCTGATCGACCCGGTGTTCGACCACCTGGTCGGGTGCCACCCGAACCGGCCTACCGCCGAGTGGCTCCTCGCCTCCGGCTTCACGGTGCAGGTGGTCGAGCGGCGCCTCGCGGGCATTCTCGTCGCGTTGCGGGCCGTCCCCGGGGAGGGCGGGCTCACGCCCGGTGCCGTGCCCGGGCGCGGGTAAGCTCGAAGGTCAGCAGCGACAGCACGGCGCGTTGCACGAGGGGCGTGAGACTGGCCCCCGCACGCGCGGCATGCGTGGTCCGTACGCCCACCAGCCCAGCCCACGCGCGAACGACTCGGCGACGAACGCGAAGGCGGTCCTCGCCCCCAGGACCACCACCACGTCGGCGGTTCCCCGCCACACCACCTGGAAGGGGTCCCGGCGGATCAGGGACAGCCGCGCATCCGGAGAAGGCCGTCAGGCCTGACCAGGGGAGAGGGCAGGATCAAGAAGTGTTGGTCGTTAAGGGAAGAACCCATGCAGGACACACTTTCCTCGCGCAACCTTCTGGAAGTGCCCTCTGCGGGCACCCCCCTCACCTGCTCACAGATCAGCCGCAAGTTCATCCTGCCGCGCGCAGGTAGTGTGCCCAGTACCCCTGCCAGTCCCCATAGTAGTGCGCATGGGCCCTCAGGGCCTCGAAGCCCAGGGGGCCATACACTCTGGCGGCCGACCGCATCATCTCCCGCGTGAACAGGCTGCCTTGGCTGTCCAGCACGGCGCCCTCCATCCGCCCTAAGCCCCGCAGCAGCACGAACGTCGTGGACCACTCGCCAAGGCCACGGATGCCGCGCAGCCAGGCCTTCACCTCGTCATACGGCCCCTGACGCAGCCAGTTCTCCTCGACCTGCAAGGACGCCCGCACGACTGCGTTCAGGTACTCGCCCTTGCGCGGATTGCCCAGCAGCGCGGCCAGTTGCGCAGCGGTGATGTCCGCGAGGTCGGCGGGCTCGGGGAACGCCCACAGCGGGCCGCTCGGGGTCTGCACCGACCCGCCGTAGGTTTCGACCAGGCGCCGCTTCATGGCCCGGGCCACCTCACCCGGGGTGCGCTGGGTCAGCACCGCCCAGCAGGCGTTCTCGAATGGGGTCAGGAACTTCACCTGATGGTAGCCGTACAAGTGGCGCAGAACCTTCTGGAACGGCGCATCCCGCTGCGCCAGGGCGTAGAACGGGTTCAGGTCCTCGTCCAGGCTCAGGAAAAAGCGCACCCGCTCCAGGGCGGCTTCCTCAACTCCCGGCCTGAGGGGCCCATCGGCGAAGAGTTCGCACGTCAACTCGGGCGCCTCCACCGTGCCGACCGGGTGCAGGTCGAACCCCACGGTCTGCCCGTAGATTCGCACCGCCTTGGTCAGCGACCGTGCTCCAAGCTGCTGCTCGCCGTGAGTGGGCGGAAAGCCTCCCAGAAATCCCAGCGTTTGCGCGAAGTCGAAGGGGGGCACGGGCCGCAGAAGGTGGGTAGTGAGCGTGGTCACGTCGTTCTCCCTCATCTCTGGTGGAAGGTGAGCCCGTAGCCGTCCGGGTCGCGCACCACGAACATTCGTCCGAAGGGGCCGGGCTGCGGGGGCGAGACGACCTGCCCACCGCCCGAGACGATGCGGGCGTGCAGCGCGTCGGCATCCCCCACGGCGAACCAGAGCCCCACGCCCAACCCCAAGTCCTGGCTGGTGTCCGTCCCGGGCAGCGGCACACGAATGGCGAAGATGGCGCCCTGCCCGCCTTTGAACACCACGGCGCCCGGCGGGGAATGCTCGGCCGTCTCAAATCCGATCACCTGGCTGTAAAACTCCCGCGAAGCCCCCAGGTCCCGCACCTGCACCGAAGCGAAATCCAAACGAGTCTGCATCCCGTCCACCTCCACCTCCAGCTTGAAGGGGAGGAGTGACACCGTCCTGTCAGCCGCCGTCAGGGGGACCGGGCCAGAATCTCCTGGGCCGCCTCACGCAGCCGGGCCCGCACGAAGGTCGGTTCCAGGACGCGCACCCGGCCACCCCAGGACAGCAGCCAGGGCAGCACCTCCTCGGCAGCACGTGCGCGCAGGGTCACCAGCAGCCCGTCCGGGGTGTCCTGCGTCCGGGTCACGTAGTACGAGAGGT contains:
- a CDS encoding LysM peptidoglycan-binding domain-containing protein; this translates as MKIRTLLILFSLGGAGAQTTYTVQAGDTLSSVARRYQTTPAALLTLNALPSTTIQVGQTLHLPPPPQHTVQAGETLYSIARQSGTTPEALIALNGLASSTLRVGQTLQLTDGPLPSDGSPSVPAPPPVVTTATPPGPSLPSLTVPVAGRLERGLFTPGRLPAFTDVLLRTASLGGPRPASAYLPEVGFGYQTLNNCGPAAVAAALNAYGIEADQRTWQARLRPTGSNMYTEDAGALLTELGFEAPALRGGTIENVKRHVADGHPVMVLQYHSVLGKTPHFRVVRGYDDAQGILIMSDSLSGPNVALTEHDFDLLWNTQGRQYLPVEPPQG
- a CDS encoding class I SAM-dependent methyltransferase; translated protein: MADARRVRRLYDRAAARYDAWTRSHRLDELRAHLLSRAAGDVLELGVGTGATFAHYPPGLTSLTALDLSDEMLRVACLKAMTLPFPVQLVRRDFQTLPFEDGRFDTVVSSLGLCGIPDPARLFTEVRRVLRPGGQLLALEHVRPPNRWLGAAADLIDPVFDHLVGCHPNRPTAEWLLASGFTVQVVERRLAGILVALRAVPGEGGLTPGAVPGRG
- a CDS encoding DNA-3-methyladenine glycosylase family protein — its product is MTTLTTHLLRPVPPFDFAQTLGFLGGFPPTHGEQQLGARSLTKAVRIYGQTVGFDLHPVGTVEAPELTCELFADGPLRPGVEEAALERVRFFLSLDEDLNPFYALAQRDAPFQKVLRHLYGYHQVKFLTPFENACWAVLTQRTPGEVARAMKRRLVETYGGSVQTPSGPLWAFPEPADLADITAAQLAALLGNPRKGEYLNAVVRASLQVEENWLRQGPYDEVKAWLRGIRGLGEWSTTFVLLRGLGRMEGAVLDSQGSLFTREMMRSAARVYGPLGFEALRAHAHYYGDWQGYWAHYLRAAG
- a CDS encoding VOC family protein, which gives rise to MSLLPFKLEVEVDGMQTRLDFASVQVRDLGASREFYSQVIGFETAEHSPPGAVVFKGGQGAIFAIRVPLPGTDTSQDLGLGVGLWFAVGDADALHARIVSGGGQVVSPPQPGPFGRMFVVRDPDGYGLTFHQR